GAGCTGGCGACCGAGGTGTACCGCGCCCTCATGGAGGTCGTCGGTCCCGCCGCCGGCATCGCGGCCGACTCCAGCGGCGCGGTGCTCGGGGGCCGGCTGGAGCGGTACTTCCGGTCGTCGCTCGTCATGACCTTCGGGGGCGGCACCAACGAGATCCAGCGGGACATCATCGGGTACGTCGGTCTCGGACTGCCCGCGGCCAAGCGCTGACCCCCGACCACCACCACAGGAGCGCTGCCATGGACTTCACCTTCTCCCCCGAGGCCGACGACGCCGCCGCCCTGGCCGCGACGATCCTCGGCGACCACACCACGTCCGACCGCCTCGCCGCCGCCGAGGCCACCGGCCGACGCTTCGACCCCGTCCTGTGGAAGGCGCTGGCCGACGCGGGCCTGCTGACCCTCACCACCCCGGAGGACGACGGCGGTGCCGGTCTCGGGTTCGTCGAGCTGTGCCGGGTGCTGGTGGAGGTCGGACGCACCGTCGCGCCCGTGCCGCTGGCGACCAACGCCGTGGCCCGCCTGCTGGTGGTCGAGCACGGGACCCCCGACCAGCTGCGGACGCTGCACGCCGACCCCGCCGCGGTGACGACCTGTGCGGTCGCCGAGGAGCACGAGCACGCCCCGCGTCGTCCCACCACCACGGCTGCCCCCGCCGACGACGGTTGGGTGCTGACGGGCACCAAGTACCTCGTCCCGGCCGGCACCGTGGCCACCTCGTTCCTGGTCAGTGCCACCACGCCCGACGGTCCGGCCGTCCTCCTCGTGCACACCGGTGACACGGGTGTCTCCGTGGCCGAGCAGCGGACGAGTGACGGCGACGAGGCGGGGCTCCTCGAGCTGGACGCGGTCCGGCTGCCGGCCGACCGCCTCGTCGGAGGCGCCGGGGCCGCCGACCGTCTGCTGGACCTGCTCGCCGTCGCGACCTGCGCCCTGCAGCTGGGGATCACCGAGGGCGCGTTGGCGCTCACGGCCGAGTACGCCAGGACCCGCGAGCAGTTCGACCGGCCCATCGGGACCTTCCAGGCCGTCGCCCAGCGGCTGGCCGACGGCTACATCGACACCCGGTGCCAGGCCCTGACGCTGTGGCAGGCGGCCTGGCGGCTCGCCGAGCAGCTGCCCGCCGCCGAGGCCGTCGCGACCGCGACGCTGTGGGCCTCCGAGGCCGGGCACCGCGTCGCGCACACCACGGTGCACGTGCACGGCGGCGTGGGCATCGACGTCGACGGCGTGGCCCACCGCTACTACACGGCCGCCATGCGGTTCGGTGCCGTGCGGGGCGGGGGCACCGAGCAGGCCCTGCATCTCGGGCGGCTCCTGGCGGACGCTCCGGCGTGACCGTCCGGGACCTCCTGCTCGCGCGCGCCGAGACCGATGCCCCGGCCCTGCTGACCCACGACGGGTCGTGGACCTGGCGTGAGCTGGTGGTCGCGGCCGAGCAACGGTCCGCCGCGATCGCCTCGGTGCTCGACGCCGGGCGACCGCCGCACGTCGGCCTGCTGATGGACAACACGCCGGAGATGCTGCTGGGCCTCGCGGCCGCCGGGCTCGGTGGCCACGTCGCAGTCGGCGTGAACAGCACCCGTCGCGGTCAGGCGCTGGTCGACGACCTGCTCCGCGCCGAGGTGCAGGTGCTGCTCACCGACGCGACCCAGCGCGCGCTCCTCGACGGGCTCGACCTGCCCGGGATCCGGGTGATCGACACGGGGACCCCCGAGTGGACCACCCTCCTCGACTCCCCTCCCGCCCCCGCTGGCAGTGACGTTTCTGCCCCTGATCGGCCGGATTCGGGGCCGAAACGTCACTCCCAGCGGGGAGGTGAGGTGACGGGGGACTCGCTGTTCATGCTCATCTTCACCTCGGGCACGAGCGGCCGGCCCAAGGCGGTGCGCATCACGCACGCCAAGGTCACCGGCCCCGGCGCCTACCTGACCGAGCGGCTCGGTCTCACCGCCGACGACGTGCACTACGTCTCCATGCCGATGTTCCACTCCAACGCCGTCATGGCGGGGTGGGCACCGGCCCTGCGCAACGGCGCCGCCGTGGCCCTGCGGGAGAAGTTCTCGGCCTCGCAGTTCCTCACCGACGTGCGGCACTTCGGCGCCACCTACGCCTCGTACGTCGGCAAGCCGCTGACCTACGTGCTGGCGACACCGGAGCGCCCCGATGACGCCGACAACCCGCTGCGCCTGGTGTTCGGCAACGAGGCCACCGACCGCGACATCGCGGCGTTCGGCGCCCGGTTCGGCTGCCGGGTGATCGACGGGTTCGGGTCCACCGAGAACGCCGTCGTCGTGAGCCGCATCGAGGGAACCCCACCCGGTGCGCTGGGCTGGCCGGGACCCACCGTCGCCGTGCACGACCCGGAGACCGGGCTGGAATGCCCTCGCGCCACGTTCGACGACGCCGGCCGGGTCACCAACCTCGACGCCTGCGTCGGCGAGCTGGTCAACACCGCGGGCGCCGGCCAGTTCGCGGGCTACCACAACGACCCCGAGGCGACGGCCGAGCGGCTGCGCGGCGGGTTCTACTGGTCGGGCGACCTGGCCTACCGCGACGCCGACGGCTGGGTCTGGTTCGCCGGCCGCAGCGCCGCGTGGCTTCGTGTCGACGGCGAGAACCTCGCGTGCGCCCCGATCGAGCGGCTGCTGCTGCGTCATCCGTCGATCGACCAGGTGGCCGTGTACGCGGTGCCCGACGAGCGGGCCGGGGACCAGGTGGCGGCGGCGATGGTGCTGCGCGGTCCGCTGGGCCCCGGCGACCTCGAGACGTTCCTCGACCAGCAGCCGGACCTCTCACCCAAGGCACGGCCGCGGTTCGTCCGGGTCGTCACCGAGCTGCCCCGCACCGCGACGCACAAGATCCTGCACCGGGAGCTGACCGCGGCCGGCACGGCCGACGCGACCTGGGTCAGGGAGGAACGCGGCACCCGGTACGTCTGAGCCGGCCTGTTCCCGGTGGGGGCCCGGGCGGTGGCCGGGCCTCGTACCGTGGAGGCGATGACCGACACCTTCAAGGACCGCGCCGAGGACGTGGCGCGCAGGGTGCACGACCGGCTCCCCCGCCCGTGGCAACGCGCGTGGACGCTGATCGGCCGCACCGGACGTGAGGCGGTCGACGACCGGGTGCCCGGCCTGGCCGCGGAGATCGCCCTGTTCACGATGATCTCCCTGCCGGCGCTGATCCTGGTCGTCCTCGGTTCGCTCGGCTTCGTCGCCGATGCCCTCGGACCTGCGGGCGCCCAGGAGCTGAACCGGATCGTCTTCGAGCTGCCCCGGGGGTTCTTCTCGGACCGGGTCTACGCGTCGTACGAGAATCTCGCCACCCGGGTGCTGGCCGACGGCCGCGCCGATGTCATCTCCATCGGTGCGCTGCTGAGCCTGTGGACCGGGTCCCGGGCCACGAACCGGGCGCTCGAGACGATCACCATCGCCTACGACATCGACCGGCCCCGGCCGGGGTGGCGTCGCCGTCTGCTGGCACTCGGTCTGACCGTGGCCGGCCTGCTCGCCGCGATCGCGATCCTTCCGCTGCTGGTGCTCGGCCCCCGGGTGGTCGAGTGGCTCGCACCCGAAGCCGTCGCCTCCGCGACGCTGACGGTGCTCGGGGCGTTGTACTGGCCCGTGCTGGGCCTGCTGGCGATCACGGCCCTCGCGAGCCTCTACCACCTCGGGGTCCCCTGGCGGACGCCGTGGCGCCGCGACCTCCCCGGGGCGGCGCTGGCGATGATCGTGTGGCTGCTGGCCGCCGCCGGCCTGCGCGCGTACCTGGCCGCGACCATCGGCTCCGACGCGGTGTTCAGCCAGCTGGCCGTGCCGATCGCGATCGTGCTGTGGCTCTACGTCTCCTCCGTCGCCGTGCTGCTGGGCGCCGAGCTCAACGCCGAGATCGAGAGGATGTGGCCCACGACCGGCCTGCGGCCGGACCTCGGTCCGGGCGAGCCGCCTACTGCACCGGTGCGCCCCGCAGGGCGGTGAGCCGGTCGACGGTCTCCTCGTACTCGGCGACCAGGTCGGCCATGACGTCGGCCACCGAACGGACCTCGTTCATGGTGCCGACGATCTGACCCACCGGCATCGAGATCACGTCGGGGTCGCCGGCGGAGTTCATCCGGCTGTGCGCGTCTGACACCAGCAGGTTCTGCAGCGGCATCGGCAGCGGCTTCGGCGCGTCCTCGGCCTCCCATGCCTGCGTCCACCTGGTCTTGAGCAGCCGGGCCGGCTTGCCGGTGTAGACCCGCGTGCGCACCGTGTCGGCGCTGGACGCGCGCAGGAACGCCTCGGTCATGCCCTTGTTGGAGTTGAGGTTCTCGTACTCCTTCGTGGTCAACCAGACCGAGCCGTTCCACACCCCCTGGGCACCGAGGGCCATCGACGCGGCGATCTGGCGACCCCGCCCGATGCCGCCGGCGCCGAGGACGGCGACGTCCGGTCCGACCGCGTCGACGATCTCGGGGGTCAGCACCATGCTGGCGATCTCGCCGGTGTGACCGCCGGCCTCGTAGCCCTGGGCGATGATGATGTCGACGCCGTTGGCGACGTGGGTCATCGCGTGCTTGGCGGCACCGGCGAGTGCCGCCACCTGCACGCCGGCCGCATGGGCCTGCTCGATGACGTCCTTCGGCGGCGAGCCGAGCGCGTTCGCGATCAGCACGGGCCGGTGACTCAGGGCCACGTCGACGTGCGACCGGGCGACGGAGTGCAGCCAGCCGAGCACCCCGTCCCGCCCCTCACCCTCGGGCAGCGGCGGAACGCCCAGCTGCTGCAGGGTGCGCTCCACGAAGCTCATGTGCGCCTCGGGGATCATCGCCTGCAGGTCGACGGCCTTGCCCTCGGTGGGCACCGTCATCGGCATGACGACGTCGACGCCGTAGGGCTTGCCGTCGGTGTTGTCGTCGAGCCAGGTGAGGGTCCGGTCGAGCTCGGCGGGGTCGTTGAAGCGGACCGCACCGAGCACCCCCAGACCACCGGCGCGGGACACCGCAGCGGCGACGTGCTCGGACGGGGTGAAGGCGAAGATCGGGTACTCGATCCCGAACCGGTCACAGAGCTCAGTGCGCATCGACGTTCTCCTGGCTCGAGAGGCGGGCGGCCTCGGCGTGCTCCTTGGCGGCGGGGTAGTTGGCCTTGCCGGTGGCGCTGCGCGGGATCTTGTCGATGATCGCCACCGACCGCGGCAGCTTGTAGCCCGACAGCAGGGGCCGCAGGAACGCCCGGAGGTCCTCCAGCGTGGGGTGCGCGTCCGACCGGGGCTGCACGACCGCCGAGACCTGCTGGCCCCACCGGTCGTCGCTGAGGCCGACCACCAGCGCGTCGTACACGCCGGGGTGTCCCTTCAGGGCCATCTCGACCTCCTCGGGGTACACCTTCTCGCCGCCGGTGTTGATGCAGTTCGAGCCGCGGCCGAGCAACGTCACCTTGCCGTCGGCCTCGATCCGGGCGAAGTCGCCGGGGATCGCGTAGCGCACCCCGTCGACGTCGACGAAGGTCTTGGCGGACTTCTCGGGGTCGCGGTAGTAGCCCAGCGGCACGCTGCCCGACCGGGCGAGACGACCGACCTGACCGACCGCGGTGCCGTCGATCGGTCGGTTGTCGTCGTCGAGGACGACCGTCTCGGCGCCGAGGGCCACGACCGGGCCCTGGCCCTGGATGTTCTCGCTGTCCTGCAGTCCGGTGCCGGAGAACCCGGTCTCGGACGAGCCCACGGAGTCGGTGAAGAACGCGTTGGGGAAGGCCGCCATCCAGGTCTCCTTGACCGGGCGGCTGAAGATCGCGGCGCTGCTGGCGATGGCGATCAGCGAGCTGCCGTCGAAGCTGCCCGCCTGGTAGGCCTCGATCAGCGGACGCGCCATGGCGTCACCGGTCATGAAGATCAGCTGGACCTTCTCGCGGTCGACGATCTCCCAGGTGCGCACCGGGTCGAACTGCGGCTCCAGGATCGTCAGGTGGCCCGCGAACAGGTGCATCAGCATCGCCGCCTGGGCCCCGCCGTGCATCAGCGGGCTGAGCGGGAAGGTGACCATCGGGTCGCTGGTGCGCGCCGACTCGGACTGGGTGTACTCCTCGATGCGCTCACCGGACATGAAGTCGATGCCGCCGCCGAGCACCCGCCAGAAGTCCTCGTGGCGCCACATGACGCCCTTGGGGAAGCCGGTGGTGCCGCCGGTGTAGACGATGTAGAGGTCGTCGCCGCTGCGCTCGCCGAAGTCGCGGTCGGCGCTCTGGCCGGCGAGGGCGTCGTCCCAGGAGATCCCGCCGTAGCCGGCGATGTCGGCCGCGTTGTCGGGGTCGGTCGGGTCCGGCATGGCGACGACCGTGGTGAGCCCGGCGTGCTGGGGGGCGACCTTCGCGACCAGGTCGGCGTAGGTGCGCTCGTGCAGCAGGGCCACCATGTCGGAGTTGTCGATGAGGTAGTTCAGCTCGCCCTCGACGTAGCGGTAGTTGACGTTGATCGCGACGGCGCGGATCTTGAAGATCGCGAGCAGGGCGACGACGTGCTCGATGCTGTTCTTGGCGTAGATCCCCACGTGGTCGCCGTGGCCGACGCCACGCGACGCGAGGAAGTGCGCCACCTGGTTGGCCTGGCTCTCCAGCTCGGCGTAGGAGGCCTTGCGGCTCCCGACCTGCAGGACGGGACGGTCCGGAACGACGTCGACGGCGTGCTCGAACAGGTCAGCGATATTCAGTGCCATGCGCCCAAGACTAGAACACGTTCTCGTTTTTGACTACGCTCTCCCCCATGTCGGAAACGAAGAACGCACCCCACTGCCTGGTCGAGCTGCACGGACGGACCCTCGTGGTCACCATGAACCGTCCGGAGGCGCGCAACGCGCTCTCAGGCGAGATGTTGGAGATCATGAGCGACGCCTGGGACCGGGCGAACTCCGACCCCGAGGTCCTCGTCGTGATCCTCACCGGCGCCGGGGGCTACTTCTGCGCCGGCGCAGACCTGAAGGCCATGTCGTCGTCCGCGCCGAGCGACAAGTTCGAGTCCGGCGAGTTCGACCCCGCCCGCATCAAGTC
The Aeromicrobium marinum DSM 15272 genome window above contains:
- a CDS encoding AMP-binding protein; protein product: MTVRDLLLARAETDAPALLTHDGSWTWRELVVAAEQRSAAIASVLDAGRPPHVGLLMDNTPEMLLGLAAAGLGGHVAVGVNSTRRGQALVDDLLRAEVQVLLTDATQRALLDGLDLPGIRVIDTGTPEWTTLLDSPPAPAGSDVSAPDRPDSGPKRHSQRGGEVTGDSLFMLIFTSGTSGRPKAVRITHAKVTGPGAYLTERLGLTADDVHYVSMPMFHSNAVMAGWAPALRNGAAVALREKFSASQFLTDVRHFGATYASYVGKPLTYVLATPERPDDADNPLRLVFGNEATDRDIAAFGARFGCRVIDGFGSTENAVVVSRIEGTPPGALGWPGPTVAVHDPETGLECPRATFDDAGRVTNLDACVGELVNTAGAGQFAGYHNDPEATAERLRGGFYWSGDLAYRDADGWVWFAGRSAAWLRVDGENLACAPIERLLLRHPSIDQVAVYAVPDERAGDQVAAAMVLRGPLGPGDLETFLDQQPDLSPKARPRFVRVVTELPRTATHKILHRELTAAGTADATWVREERGTRYV
- a CDS encoding acyl-CoA synthetase: MALNIADLFEHAVDVVPDRPVLQVGSRKASYAELESQANQVAHFLASRGVGHGDHVGIYAKNSIEHVVALLAIFKIRAVAINVNYRYVEGELNYLIDNSDMVALLHERTYADLVAKVAPQHAGLTTVVAMPDPTDPDNAADIAGYGGISWDDALAGQSADRDFGERSGDDLYIVYTGGTTGFPKGVMWRHEDFWRVLGGGIDFMSGERIEEYTQSESARTSDPMVTFPLSPLMHGGAQAAMLMHLFAGHLTILEPQFDPVRTWEIVDREKVQLIFMTGDAMARPLIEAYQAGSFDGSSLIAIASSAAIFSRPVKETWMAAFPNAFFTDSVGSSETGFSGTGLQDSENIQGQGPVVALGAETVVLDDDNRPIDGTAVGQVGRLARSGSVPLGYYRDPEKSAKTFVDVDGVRYAIPGDFARIEADGKVTLLGRGSNCINTGGEKVYPEEVEMALKGHPGVYDALVVGLSDDRWGQQVSAVVQPRSDAHPTLEDLRAFLRPLLSGYKLPRSVAIIDKIPRSATGKANYPAAKEHAEAARLSSQENVDAH
- a CDS encoding YihY/virulence factor BrkB family protein; this encodes MTDTFKDRAEDVARRVHDRLPRPWQRAWTLIGRTGREAVDDRVPGLAAEIALFTMISLPALILVVLGSLGFVADALGPAGAQELNRIVFELPRGFFSDRVYASYENLATRVLADGRADVISIGALLSLWTGSRATNRALETITIAYDIDRPRPGWRRRLLALGLTVAGLLAAIAILPLLVLGPRVVEWLAPEAVASATLTVLGALYWPVLGLLAITALASLYHLGVPWRTPWRRDLPGAALAMIVWLLAAAGLRAYLAATIGSDAVFSQLAVPIAIVLWLYVSSVAVLLGAELNAEIERMWPTTGLRPDLGPGEPPTAPVRPAGR
- a CDS encoding NAD(P)H-dependent flavin oxidoreductase, which encodes MRTELCDRFGIEYPIFAFTPSEHVAAAVSRAGGLGVLGAVRFNDPAELDRTLTWLDDNTDGKPYGVDVVMPMTVPTEGKAVDLQAMIPEAHMSFVERTLQQLGVPPLPEGEGRDGVLGWLHSVARSHVDVALSHRPVLIANALGSPPKDVIEQAHAAGVQVAALAGAAKHAMTHVANGVDIIIAQGYEAGGHTGEIASMVLTPEIVDAVGPDVAVLGAGGIGRGRQIAASMALGAQGVWNGSVWLTTKEYENLNSNKGMTEAFLRASSADTVRTRVYTGKPARLLKTRWTQAWEAEDAPKPLPMPLQNLLVSDAHSRMNSAGDPDVISMPVGQIVGTMNEVRSVADVMADLVAEYEETVDRLTALRGAPVQ
- a CDS encoding acyl-CoA dehydrogenase family protein → MDFTFSPEADDAAALAATILGDHTTSDRLAAAEATGRRFDPVLWKALADAGLLTLTTPEDDGGAGLGFVELCRVLVEVGRTVAPVPLATNAVARLLVVEHGTPDQLRTLHADPAAVTTCAVAEEHEHAPRRPTTTAAPADDGWVLTGTKYLVPAGTVATSFLVSATTPDGPAVLLVHTGDTGVSVAEQRTSDGDEAGLLELDAVRLPADRLVGGAGAADRLLDLLAVATCALQLGITEGALALTAEYARTREQFDRPIGTFQAVAQRLADGYIDTRCQALTLWQAAWRLAEQLPAAEAVATATLWASEAGHRVAHTTVHVHGGVGIDVDGVAHRYYTAAMRFGAVRGGGTEQALHLGRLLADAPA